From the genome of Rhizobium leguminosarum, one region includes:
- a CDS encoding DeoR/GlpR family DNA-binding transcription regulator, which yields MTDHPQARLQHILEELAKHGRVTVKELATEFSVSPETVRRDLKQLEMEGHLRCIYGGGVTPRRDADQPISQRMRVNAREKAKIATLAARELRDHTKIFLDSGTTMLALSRYLVDRPLINIYTNSLDIIQTLSGVESNNVVAVGGVLRPSYRAFLGTDTLNVIREHLFDIAFVSAVTVDVNLGFMDLGEDEALVRRALRRHAKHVVMLADSSKFGRQGNFCTYNFRDVDLLITDAPPRADFLEKLEEAQVKVIYA from the coding sequence ATGACCGATCATCCTCAGGCTCGTCTGCAACACATTCTCGAAGAGCTGGCCAAGCATGGCCGGGTCACGGTCAAGGAACTGGCGACGGAATTTTCCGTCAGCCCGGAAACCGTGCGCCGCGACCTGAAGCAGCTGGAGATGGAAGGGCACCTGCGTTGCATTTATGGCGGCGGCGTGACGCCGCGTCGGGATGCCGATCAGCCGATCTCGCAACGCATGCGCGTCAATGCCCGTGAAAAGGCAAAAATCGCAACCCTCGCTGCCAGGGAGCTGCGCGACCATACCAAGATCTTCCTCGACAGCGGCACGACGATGCTGGCGCTGTCGCGCTATCTTGTCGATCGGCCGCTGATCAATATCTACACCAACTCGCTGGATATCATCCAGACCTTGTCGGGGGTGGAATCCAATAACGTGGTCGCGGTCGGCGGCGTTCTGCGGCCGAGCTACCGGGCGTTTCTCGGCACCGATACGCTCAACGTGATCCGCGAACATCTCTTCGATATCGCCTTCGTCAGCGCGGTGACGGTCGATGTCAATCTCGGTTTCATGGACCTCGGCGAGGACGAGGCTCTGGTGCGACGGGCGTTGCGCCGCCATGCCAAGCACGTCGTGATGCTCGCCGACAGCAGCAAGTTCGGCCGCCAGGGTAATTTCTGCACCTATAATTTTCGTGACGTTGATCTGCTCATCACTGATGCGCCTCCGCGGGCAGATTTTCTTGAAAAGCTTGAGGAGGCGCAAGTGAAGGTGATTTATGCTTGA
- a CDS encoding ABC transporter ATP-binding protein translates to MTGAPLLKVRDLSVGLQTGGGIRPIISDIGFDLAPREILGIIGASGAGKTVLSRALVNWIDPPLKVTSGSVVYKSQNILDLPAQKLRMLRREIAYVGANPAGALDPTLPVGQQIVEKLRAVAPEIAHEEARKRVIDLLGAVRIPSPQMRYHEYPSQFSGGMMQRALIVDALVSNPAFLVADNVTQPLDVTVAAQVLRLMRELTTRFDTAIVFISSSLPLVSDAADQILVLAEGKVVERQATKALVDTPQHPYTRELISQIPKIWTSEAVAIDLPAETREPIISIRDATRSYRVRKRGTFASYSTVRAVRNVTFDVFPGENFGIVGESGCGKSTLMRLLSRLERPDSGQVLCDGQDITRLSGKGLLKFRRDFQLVLQDPFNSLPPRTAIGAIIEEPLKTHGIIRGAELRDRVLSVMREVGLPGTLYDELPLGLSAGQRQRVNVARAMVLEPKVLIMDETLSSLDQTEQFKLLKLFEQLQAQHGLTYVYISHDLAMVRRVCNRVAVMYLGEVVEIADNSRLFFDPGHPYTKALLSAVPTLEERRYKPEECLLEGEPPSPIDLPPGCSFASRCPNAFGRCHKQSPVLTARGNKDLAACFLVENTLSHAAA, encoded by the coding sequence GTGACTGGCGCACCGCTTCTGAAGGTTCGCGATCTGAGCGTCGGCCTGCAAACGGGCGGTGGCATACGTCCGATCATTTCCGACATCGGCTTCGATCTGGCCCCGCGCGAAATTCTCGGCATCATCGGGGCGAGCGGCGCCGGCAAGACCGTGCTCTCGCGTGCACTCGTCAACTGGATCGATCCGCCACTAAAAGTTACCTCCGGATCGGTGGTCTACAAATCCCAAAACATCCTCGATCTGCCGGCACAGAAACTGCGCATGCTGCGCCGCGAGATCGCCTATGTCGGCGCCAATCCGGCGGGCGCTCTCGATCCGACCCTGCCGGTCGGCCAGCAGATCGTCGAGAAACTGCGCGCGGTCGCACCGGAGATTGCGCATGAGGAAGCCAGGAAGCGGGTCATCGATCTGCTTGGCGCGGTGCGCATCCCTTCGCCGCAGATGCGCTATCACGAATATCCATCGCAATTCAGCGGCGGCATGATGCAGCGTGCCCTGATCGTCGATGCCCTGGTCAGCAATCCGGCTTTCCTCGTCGCCGACAACGTCACCCAGCCGCTTGATGTTACGGTCGCCGCCCAGGTGCTGCGCCTGATGCGGGAGTTGACGACGCGTTTCGACACGGCGATCGTCTTCATATCCTCGTCGCTGCCGCTGGTGAGTGACGCTGCCGATCAGATCCTGGTTCTGGCCGAAGGCAAGGTCGTGGAGCGGCAGGCAACGAAGGCACTCGTCGACACGCCGCAGCATCCCTACACCCGCGAGCTGATCAGCCAGATACCGAAGATCTGGACAAGCGAAGCGGTCGCAATCGACCTGCCGGCCGAGACCCGCGAGCCGATCATCAGCATTCGTGATGCCACCCGTTCCTACCGGGTGCGCAAGCGCGGCACCTTTGCCAGCTACAGCACGGTGCGTGCCGTCCGCAACGTCACCTTCGACGTCTTTCCGGGCGAGAACTTCGGCATCGTCGGCGAATCCGGCTGCGGCAAGTCCACTCTCATGCGCCTGCTCAGCCGGCTGGAACGGCCCGATAGCGGCCAGGTCCTCTGCGACGGGCAGGATATCACCAGGCTTTCCGGCAAGGGACTTTTGAAGTTCCGGCGCGATTTTCAACTTGTGCTGCAGGACCCCTTCAATTCGCTGCCGCCACGCACCGCCATCGGCGCCATCATCGAGGAGCCGCTGAAGACGCACGGCATCATCAGGGGCGCGGAGTTGCGTGACCGCGTGCTCTCCGTGATGCGTGAGGTCGGCCTGCCCGGTACGCTCTACGACGAGCTTCCCCTGGGTTTGAGTGCCGGTCAGCGCCAGCGCGTCAACGTCGCCCGCGCCATGGTGCTGGAGCCGAAGGTGCTGATCATGGACGAGACGCTCTCGTCGCTCGACCAGACCGAGCAGTTCAAATTGCTGAAGCTGTTCGAGCAGTTGCAGGCCCAGCACGGCCTGACCTATGTCTACATTTCCCACGACCTGGCGATGGTACGGCGCGTCTGCAACCGCGTTGCCGTCATGTATCTCGGCGAAGTCGTCGAGATCGCCGACAACAGCCGGCTGTTTTTCGATCCAGGCCATCCCTACACTAAGGCCTTGCTCAGCGCCGTGCCGACGCTGGAGGAGCGCCGCTACAAGCCGGAAGAGTGTCTGCTGGAAGGAGAGCCGCCAAGCCCGATCGACCTGCCGCCCGGTTGCAGTTTCGCCAGCCGCTGCCCGAACGCATTCGGCCGCTGTCACAAGCAAAGCCCGGTCCTGACCGCCCGCGGCAACAAGGATCTGGCTGCTTGCTTTTTGGTGGAAAACACGCTTTCCCATGCCGCAGCTTGA
- a CDS encoding ABC transporter permease — translation MTETDIPANAVPATQRGASVARRIWRIALASNEFRVGAAIFIVLVLAAILYPALSGIDPTKMSVATRLHAPPFMGDKWSWTAPLGTDQIGRDMLVRSLVGLRYSLLIGLSTVLVMLIIGCSLGTIAGYYGGRVDMAIMRLTDAQLSIPMIILAITVLGVSRPTIPAIILVLGLSSWPVYARVTRSVVMTERKREYVRAAEIYGASDFRIMVRLLAPLVLPPIIFVSVLDVARMMIFESILGFIGLGVQPPTPTFGNIIADGRKYLLNAWWIATMPGVFLCLCLTSINLMGASLERARNRIYGGKS, via the coding sequence ATGACCGAGACAGACATCCCGGCAAACGCGGTCCCGGCAACGCAACGCGGCGCTTCGGTTGCCCGGCGCATCTGGCGGATTGCCCTTGCCTCCAACGAATTCCGCGTCGGGGCCGCCATCTTCATCGTGCTTGTGCTGGCAGCGATACTCTATCCGGCACTGAGCGGCATCGACCCCACGAAGATGAGTGTCGCCACGCGCCTGCATGCGCCGCCGTTCATGGGCGACAAATGGAGCTGGACGGCGCCGCTCGGCACCGATCAGATCGGCCGCGACATGCTGGTGCGCAGCCTCGTTGGCCTCCGCTACTCGCTGCTGATCGGTCTTTCCACCGTTCTGGTCATGCTGATTATCGGCTGTTCGCTCGGCACGATCGCCGGATATTATGGCGGCCGCGTTGACATGGCGATCATGCGCCTGACCGATGCCCAGCTGTCGATCCCGATGATCATCCTGGCGATCACCGTGCTTGGCGTCTCGCGTCCAACGATCCCGGCGATCATCCTCGTCCTCGGCCTGTCGAGCTGGCCGGTCTATGCCCGCGTCACCCGCAGCGTCGTGATGACAGAGCGCAAGCGGGAATATGTGCGCGCCGCCGAAATCTACGGCGCATCGGATTTCCGCATCATGGTGCGTCTGCTGGCGCCCTTGGTGCTGCCGCCGATCATCTTCGTCTCGGTGCTCGATGTCGCCCGGATGATGATCTTCGAATCCATCCTCGGCTTCATCGGGCTGGGCGTTCAACCGCCGACGCCGACCTTCGGCAACATCATCGCCGATGGCCGCAAGTATCTGCTCAATGCCTGGTGGATCGCCACCATGCCGGGCGTGTTCCTGTGCCTGTGCCTGACCAGCATCAACCTGATGGGCGCATCGCTCGAACGGGCTCGCAATCGTATCTATGGAGGCAAATCGTGA
- a CDS encoding ABC transporter permease: MFILSFLVRRLAQGALIVFLVTLLIFTLLRVVPGDPVRLMAGGMAPEALIEQIAKDMGLRDPILVQFGRYMSGVVRGDLGQSFVRPASGASTGGSSFGDSTRGERAEVLTLIGDTLPMTLQLGGLAIFFALVFSFLVGIPGGLAPGRWPDRVAFYISSIFISLPNFWLGIVLAMLLSVKLGWLPAIGYSGFAYTILPAIVLAVELAPVLIRTLTGSVATVMMEPFIAVGNVRGLSRSRIIVAHALRNASVPLLNLIGIQISGLLGGVLVVEFIFDYPGLGLLTINAVLQRDFPLIQGIAIVTSAIFVFINIAVDLIATMIDPRLEY; the protein is encoded by the coding sequence ATGTTCATTCTCAGTTTTCTGGTTCGACGGCTGGCGCAAGGTGCACTGATCGTCTTTCTGGTGACGCTGCTTATCTTCACGCTGCTGCGTGTGGTTCCCGGCGATCCTGTCCGGCTGATGGCCGGCGGCATGGCGCCCGAAGCGCTGATCGAGCAGATCGCCAAGGATATGGGCCTGCGTGATCCCATCCTCGTGCAGTTCGGCCGCTACATGAGCGGGGTCGTCAGGGGGGATCTCGGGCAATCCTTCGTGCGGCCTGCAAGCGGTGCTTCCACCGGCGGTTCCAGTTTCGGCGATTCCACCCGCGGCGAGCGCGCCGAAGTGCTGACCCTGATCGGCGACACCCTGCCGATGACGCTGCAACTCGGCGGGCTGGCAATATTCTTCGCCCTGGTCTTCTCGTTCTTGGTCGGCATTCCCGGTGGACTGGCGCCCGGACGATGGCCGGATCGCGTGGCCTTCTACATTTCCTCGATCTTCATATCGCTGCCGAACTTCTGGCTCGGCATCGTCCTTGCCATGCTTCTGTCGGTCAAGCTCGGCTGGCTGCCTGCGATCGGCTACTCCGGCTTTGCCTATACCATCCTGCCGGCGATCGTTCTGGCCGTCGAGCTGGCGCCGGTGCTGATCCGGACGCTGACCGGATCGGTGGCTACCGTGATGATGGAGCCCTTCATCGCAGTCGGCAATGTCCGCGGCCTGAGCCGCAGCCGTATCATCGTCGCCCATGCGCTGCGCAATGCGTCCGTTCCGCTGCTCAACCTGATCGGCATCCAGATCAGCGGCCTTCTGGGCGGCGTCCTCGTCGTCGAATTCATCTTCGACTATCCGGGTCTTGGACTTTTGACCATCAACGCCGTGCTGCAGCGTGACTTTCCGCTGATCCAGGGGATCGCCATCGTCACCAGCGCGATCTTCGTCTTCATCAACATCGCAGTCGACCTGATTGCCACCATGATCGATCCAAGGTTGGAATATTGA
- a CDS encoding ABC transporter substrate-binding protein, which yields MNDISRRNFLAGLGAAGTGAGLLQINPDFLFSSAFAQSGKTVVFLSAENITGNWDPTGHTTLSQKNIEGFVMGFLTRTPMTVEKPDEVVYELATSIKLLEPNKLEIKLREGVKFHDGKPFKAEDVKATFEYGSRPDRPAQFYPGPTETLTITTPDDYTVIVDTSKGGYPAHLFIFLASYLPIMSATDVAGGPTGPLTQRLNGTGPFKFVKQEGNATILEAYPGYFLGTPKIPGISFNFVGDSTTRMLSLLNGQASIVERLEPEQVTSLQGNDKIAISSVVSVENKYLWFRCSKAPFDNPLIRKAACHAIDRSMIVEILGSAGHASSNYVSPVKFGYIDLPDYPEYSPEKCQALLAEAGFPKGEGLPLLEYITSVGFYPKTKEYGEVITAMLQEQGFQVSLSVLEIAAWNERLYDRPGGGPGHMVDCGWSTGSPEPDLVLRTHFHSTSKRITGIVDKELDATLDKERSAPSLDERKKILQTETMPMLAEKVPALSLFTSVMIHAMDKSLAGLFIYPDGSMDASKAAFG from the coding sequence ATGAATGACATCAGCAGACGCAATTTCCTCGCCGGGCTTGGTGCGGCTGGCACGGGTGCCGGTCTCCTGCAGATCAACCCGGATTTTCTGTTCTCCTCGGCCTTTGCCCAATCGGGCAAGACGGTGGTGTTCCTGTCGGCGGAAAATATTACGGGCAACTGGGACCCGACCGGCCATACGACGCTGTCGCAGAAGAATATCGAAGGCTTCGTCATGGGTTTCCTGACGCGGACGCCGATGACAGTCGAAAAGCCCGACGAAGTGGTCTATGAACTCGCCACCAGCATCAAGCTTCTCGAGCCGAACAAACTCGAGATCAAGCTGCGCGAAGGTGTGAAATTCCACGACGGCAAACCCTTCAAGGCAGAAGACGTCAAGGCGACCTTCGAATACGGCTCCCGCCCCGACCGCCCGGCCCAATTCTACCCCGGCCCGACCGAGACGCTGACGATTACCACCCCTGACGACTACACCGTCATCGTGGATACCTCCAAGGGCGGATACCCGGCCCATCTGTTCATCTTCCTTGCCTCATATCTGCCGATCATGTCGGCGACCGATGTCGCCGGTGGCCCGACCGGGCCGCTGACGCAGCGCCTGAACGGCACCGGCCCGTTCAAGTTCGTCAAGCAGGAGGGCAATGCCACGATCCTCGAAGCCTATCCTGGCTATTTCCTCGGCACACCGAAGATTCCCGGCATCAGCTTCAATTTCGTCGGCGACAGCACGACACGCATGTTGTCCCTGCTCAATGGCCAGGCCTCGATCGTCGAGCGTCTGGAACCGGAACAGGTGACCTCACTCCAGGGCAACGACAAGATCGCCATCAGCAGCGTCGTTTCGGTCGAGAACAAGTATCTCTGGTTCCGCTGCTCAAAGGCGCCGTTCGACAACCCGCTCATCCGCAAGGCGGCCTGCCACGCGATCGACCGCTCGATGATCGTCGAAATTCTGGGCTCGGCCGGCCATGCTTCGTCCAATTACGTGTCGCCGGTGAAGTTCGGCTATATCGACCTGCCGGACTATCCGGAATACAGCCCAGAAAAATGCCAGGCGCTGCTGGCCGAGGCCGGTTTCCCCAAGGGCGAGGGTCTGCCGCTGCTGGAATACATCACCTCCGTCGGCTTCTACCCGAAGACCAAGGAATATGGCGAGGTCATCACCGCAATGCTGCAGGAACAGGGTTTTCAGGTGTCGCTCTCCGTTCTGGAAATCGCCGCCTGGAACGAACGCCTCTACGATCGTCCGGGCGGCGGCCCCGGCCATATGGTCGATTGCGGCTGGTCCACCGGTTCACCTGAGCCCGACCTCGTGCTGCGCACGCATTTCCATTCAACCTCGAAGCGCATCACCGGCATCGTCGACAAGGAACTCGACGCGACACTCGACAAGGAGCGCAGTGCCCCGTCGCTCGATGAGCGCAAGAAAATCCTGCAGACCGAAACCATGCCCATGCTTGCCGAAAAGGTGCCGGCCCTGTCACTGTTCACTTCGGTGATGATCCACGCGATGGACAAGTCGCTGGCCGGCCTCTTCATCTATCCTGACGGGTCCATGGACGCCTCGAAGGCCGCGTTCGGCTGA
- a CDS encoding gamma-glutamyltransferase family protein: MVTSPHPLASKSGARILRDGGTALDAAIAIGATIAVVYPHFCGLGGDAVWIVADEEGRKDCFLGIGQSASILPGFDGEIPLRGPLSTLTSACAVDAWRHAHNYSVRNWGGGLSFSSLLDDAIGHAADGFPVTNSQSFWLDFRKSEVVNWPGFSEVFMPDGIAPQVGTPFRQQELAASLQLIARDGPRSFYEGELGARIAKGLLAAGSPLTSADLAATRTRQSEPASLLYRGVELLAPPPPTQGISTLAIMGILSHFDMKQLTSGDADHIHLCVEAVKRAFLDRGLIADPDFANQPVEDWLSRPHLARSARSIDLERAMDWPQLFRPGDTVFFGVTDSSGRSVSVLQSTYFDWGSGVVVGDTGILWQNRGAAFSLDPRHPNVMAPKKRPFYTLNPGLGLKDGRPAYIYGTQGADGQPQTLSMILTRLIDFGEDPMTALTGQRFLLGKTFSDSRDTLKLEVNAGDTVFAELAARGHVLSPIDRLSPLSGQAGIIARQADGSLAGAHDPRGDGVALPVART; this comes from the coding sequence ATGGTAACGAGCCCGCATCCGCTGGCGAGTAAATCCGGCGCTCGTATTCTGCGGGATGGCGGAACTGCGCTCGACGCTGCGATCGCCATCGGCGCGACGATCGCTGTGGTCTATCCGCATTTCTGTGGTCTTGGCGGCGACGCTGTCTGGATCGTCGCAGATGAAGAGGGCCGAAAGGACTGCTTCCTCGGTATCGGCCAGTCGGCCAGCATTCTGCCCGGCTTTGACGGCGAGATCCCCTTGCGAGGACCACTTTCGACGCTCACATCCGCCTGCGCGGTGGATGCCTGGCGTCACGCCCATAACTATTCTGTCCGGAATTGGGGCGGAGGCCTTTCCTTTTCCAGTCTGCTCGACGATGCGATCGGGCACGCGGCGGACGGTTTCCCTGTCACGAATTCGCAGAGCTTCTGGCTGGATTTCAGAAAGTCCGAGGTCGTGAACTGGCCGGGCTTCAGCGAGGTTTTCATGCCTGACGGCATCGCCCCTCAGGTCGGGACGCCTTTCCGGCAGCAAGAGCTGGCGGCATCGCTGCAACTGATCGCCCGCGACGGTCCGCGCAGCTTCTACGAAGGCGAACTCGGGGCACGGATTGCAAAAGGGTTGCTGGCTGCGGGATCGCCGCTCACCTCCGCCGATCTTGCCGCGACCCGGACACGCCAGAGCGAACCGGCAAGCCTGCTTTATCGCGGCGTAGAATTGCTGGCCCCGCCACCGCCGACGCAGGGCATTTCGACGCTGGCGATCATGGGCATTCTGTCTCATTTCGATATGAAACAGCTGACATCCGGCGACGCCGATCATATTCATCTTTGCGTTGAAGCGGTCAAAAGAGCCTTTCTGGATCGCGGCCTGATCGCCGACCCGGACTTCGCGAACCAGCCGGTGGAGGACTGGTTGAGCCGGCCACACCTGGCAAGATCGGCACGCTCCATTGATCTTGAACGCGCAATGGACTGGCCGCAGCTTTTTCGCCCCGGTGACACCGTCTTCTTCGGCGTGACCGATTCCTCGGGCAGAAGCGTCAGCGTTCTGCAAAGCACCTATTTCGACTGGGGTAGCGGGGTCGTTGTCGGCGACACCGGCATTCTCTGGCAGAATCGCGGCGCTGCCTTTTCCCTTGATCCCAGGCATCCGAATGTCATGGCCCCGAAAAAGCGCCCTTTTTACACGCTCAATCCGGGACTGGGGCTGAAAGACGGTAGACCAGCTTATATCTACGGAACGCAGGGAGCTGACGGCCAGCCACAGACACTGTCGATGATCCTCACGCGCCTGATCGATTTCGGCGAGGATCCGATGACGGCCCTCACCGGGCAGCGCTTCCTGCTGGGCAAAACCTTCTCGGACAGCCGCGATACCTTGAAGCTGGAAGTCAACGCAGGCGACACAGTGTTCGCCGAGCTCGCCGCACGTGGCCATGTGCTATCCCCCATCGATCGGCTCAGTCCCCTTTCCGGACAAGCCGGCATCATCGCGCGGCAGGCGGATGGTTCGCTTGCGGGCGCCCATGACCCGCGTGGGGACGGGGTCGCACTTCCCGTTGCGCGTACTTGA
- the tnpA gene encoding IS66-like element accessory protein TnpA, which produces MTLDNLKGSGGLRAVKVLPNGKRRFDPVEKDRLIDAAMKPGVSVARLALAHGVNANQLRNWVKLRRDRQAQGSLTAAAGQETSAFVPVVAASPIARQPDMPARPSSAGMRLMASLPNGVRLELEDVDERALSAMIEILGRCNVPAG; this is translated from the coding sequence ATGACATTGGATAACTTGAAGGGCTCAGGGGGTCTTCGGGCAGTGAAGGTTCTTCCCAACGGGAAGCGGCGTTTCGATCCGGTCGAGAAAGACCGGCTGATCGACGCCGCAATGAAGCCCGGCGTATCGGTTGCCCGTCTGGCACTGGCGCACGGCGTCAACGCCAATCAGTTACGCAACTGGGTGAAGCTTCGCCGAGATCGGCAGGCCCAGGGTAGTTTGACGGCTGCTGCAGGGCAGGAAACGTCGGCCTTTGTTCCTGTGGTTGCAGCGTCGCCGATTGCGCGGCAGCCCGACATGCCGGCCCGGCCATCATCGGCAGGAATGCGGCTGATGGCGTCTTTGCCAAATGGTGTGCGGCTTGAGCTTGAGGATGTGGATGAGCGGGCTCTTTCGGCGATGATCGAAATTCTGGGGCGGTGCAATGTTCCGGCTGGCTGA
- the tnpB gene encoding IS66 family insertion sequence element accessory protein TnpB (TnpB, as the term is used for proteins encoded by IS66 family insertion elements, is considered an accessory protein, since TnpC, encoded by a neighboring gene, is a DDE family transposase.): MFRLADDLRVYLHRDPIDFRAGINSLAILVEQSMGLSPFERAVFVFCNRRRTRMKLLFFERSGFVLVLKALSEDRFRWPRREAPVVTLDTEQLRWLLDGIDLDAMVRHPVRQYEFVG; this comes from the coding sequence ATGTTCCGGCTGGCTGACGATCTTCGCGTCTATCTTCACCGGGACCCGATCGACTTTCGTGCGGGGATCAACAGCCTGGCGATCCTGGTCGAGCAGTCGATGGGCCTGAGCCCGTTCGAGCGTGCTGTCTTTGTCTTTTGCAACCGCCGGCGCACCCGGATGAAGCTCCTGTTCTTCGAGCGGTCAGGGTTCGTGCTTGTATTGAAAGCCTTGTCCGAAGACCGGTTTCGCTGGCCCCGCCGCGAGGCGCCGGTCGTGACGCTCGATACCGAACAGTTGCGCTGGCTGCTTGACGGCATCGATCTCGACGCGATGGTGCGCCATCCTGTTCGGCAATATGAGTTTGTCGGCTGA
- the tnpC gene encoding IS66 family transposase: protein MTRAGTPTVAELMALLAANAAENVALRAERDALEQRVFKLEEELALAQLHRFAPRSEKHMDRVFNEAENAALEADADEGLADCDETDATELPDTGLPEVEKPEGRKRGRKPLPANLPRQRVEYDLADDQKTCPCCRHPLHRMGELVTEQLHIEVKATVLQNARAKYACRNCERTDISTPVIIAPMPAQPLPGSIATASTLAFALVHKYVDGTPLYRLAQAFERAGVPVSRGALGHWVIGSSEKHLVRIYDALKQRLLSQNVIHGDETTVQVLKEKDRKATDESYIWAYRSGQDSVEPVVLLEYQPGRGQVHPQTFLGDYRGILMSDGYQGWRTLKGATHVGCMAHARRRFVNAFKAGKKQSGPPAQALKFFDQLYRIERQVRDEKPDDGETQADCIRRLRQKHSVPVLDALKEWLDRMAPKVVPDTKLGDAISYTRNQWQYLTRYTEDGRMPIDNNLLERDIRVFATGRKSWLFCDTVDGAKASAVIYSLMLTCRACGVEPFTWLRHVFTESPQRPDGANIDDLLPFNFAKSTAA from the coding sequence ATGACACGAGCCGGCACCCCGACCGTTGCGGAACTGATGGCGCTTCTGGCGGCGAATGCTGCCGAGAACGTCGCGCTGCGGGCTGAGAGAGACGCCCTTGAGCAGCGTGTCTTCAAGCTCGAGGAAGAACTGGCGCTTGCACAACTGCATCGTTTTGCGCCGCGCAGCGAAAAGCATATGGATCGCGTCTTCAATGAAGCCGAGAACGCCGCTCTCGAGGCCGATGCTGATGAGGGCTTGGCCGACTGTGACGAGACCGACGCCACTGAGCTTCCCGACACGGGATTGCCAGAGGTGGAAAAGCCCGAAGGCCGCAAGCGCGGGCGTAAACCTCTTCCGGCAAATTTGCCCCGCCAACGCGTTGAATATGACCTTGCCGACGATCAGAAGACCTGTCCGTGCTGCCGCCATCCGTTGCATCGCATGGGCGAACTCGTCACCGAGCAGCTGCATATCGAGGTGAAGGCCACGGTGCTGCAGAATGCCCGGGCCAAGTATGCTTGCCGCAACTGCGAGCGCACCGATATCAGCACTCCCGTTATCATCGCGCCGATGCCCGCACAGCCCTTGCCGGGGAGCATTGCCACGGCCTCGACGCTGGCCTTTGCTCTTGTTCATAAATATGTCGACGGCACACCGCTCTATCGCCTGGCACAGGCCTTCGAGCGCGCTGGCGTCCCTGTCAGCCGTGGCGCTCTTGGCCATTGGGTGATCGGGTCCAGCGAAAAGCACCTCGTTCGCATCTACGATGCACTGAAGCAGCGGCTCTTGTCGCAGAACGTCATTCACGGTGACGAGACCACGGTGCAGGTGCTGAAGGAAAAGGACAGGAAAGCAACTGACGAGTCCTACATCTGGGCCTATCGCAGCGGGCAGGATAGTGTCGAACCGGTTGTGCTGCTCGAATATCAGCCCGGTCGTGGGCAGGTGCATCCGCAGACTTTCCTTGGTGACTATCGCGGCATCCTGATGAGCGACGGCTATCAGGGCTGGCGCACCCTGAAGGGCGCAACGCATGTCGGGTGTATGGCTCACGCCAGGCGACGCTTCGTCAACGCCTTCAAGGCCGGGAAGAAACAAAGCGGGCCGCCCGCGCAGGCATTGAAGTTCTTCGACCAGCTCTATCGGATTGAAAGGCAGGTGCGGGACGAAAAGCCGGATGACGGCGAAACGCAGGCCGATTGCATCCGGCGCTTGCGCCAGAAGCATAGCGTTCCAGTCCTTGATGCCCTGAAGGAGTGGCTCGACAGGATGGCCCCCAAGGTCGTGCCCGACACCAAGCTCGGCGATGCGATCTCCTATACGCGAAACCAGTGGCAATATCTGACCCGCTACACCGAAGACGGCAGGATGCCGATCGACAACAATTTATTGGAACGCGATATCAGAGTTTTTGCCACTGGAAGGAAGAGCTGGCTATTTTGCGACACTGTCGACGGGGCCAAGGCAAGCGCTGTCATCTACAGCCTTATGCTGACCTGTCGCGCCTGTGGCGTCGAGCCATTCACCTGGTTGCGACACGTCTTTACCGAATCGCCGCAGCGTCCGGACGGCGCCAATATCGACGATCTGCTCCCATTTAACTTCGCCAAATCCACTGCCGCATAA